From a single Ananas comosus cultivar F153 unplaced genomic scaffold, ASM154086v1, whole genome shotgun sequence genomic region:
- the LOC109706079 gene encoding LRR receptor-like serine/threonine-protein kinase GSO2, which yields MGCIERERNTLLSFKADLTDPYNFLSSWEGRDCCKWTGVVCSNTTSHVVKLELGNLSLSGEIKPSLSLLSDLKHLDLSMNNFYGNSIPTHIGSLQKLKYLNLSNAWFNGIVPAQLGNLSNLRYLDLNAQNSIFPLISVDNMWWLTNLSSLKYLDMSIVNLSTVPNWLQVVNMLPSLEVLHLESSLLSGIPTSLSYVNFTSLKVLDLSGNLLNSTLPKWLWNLSRITHLDLSYNNLHGFIHDEFSCSESLNVLSLRGNNFKGMSSRAFRELRNLITLDLGEIGFSGDISEWIDTLGGCTIYKLQNLYLRLNNLKGNLSRWLEKMTSLTTIDVRYNSLTGTIPVGVWTLPNITYLDLSSNSLEGVISEVQLNHLGGIKELYLSNNSITVQFSDNWVPSFQLKELGLASCRLAQKFPTWLQGQTQLEILDLSNNRIVETLPSWLWSISQSLNYVDLSNNQIKGNLPLPLDRTMINSLNLSFNQFEGLLPSLPPTIILLDLSNNFFKGPLPSSILPDLSYLFLSNNSFDGTIPHSLCKALYLMLLDLSRNNLSGELPQCLGRIQKMSLFIIDVSNNNLSGSIPDSICHLDGLSLLNVDNNSLSGEFPSSLQYCRQLVFLDLGHNKFSGAIPTWIGEKSLSSLMILSLHSNMFSGSIPPQVLQLGYLQVLDLSHNNLSGIIPRSIGNFSWMALQKGGKTKSTEELEQGTFFGFSTSFLFVIKRAERLFSNILDLMESIDLSDNNLFGEIPDEIGDLWALQNLNLSRNHLSGNIPENIGKMKSLESLDLRMNNLSGTIPQSLSALTYLNHLNLSYNNLLGPIPTGNQLQTLPDSSIYTGNPYLCGPPTTKNCSTNESVHDLSEGTADRFDKFERLWLSVSVILGFITGFWAICGALLISKSFRYGYFNLIDTMYDRLYVAVALTHARLMRRWAN from the coding sequence aTGGGTTGCattgagagggagaggaacacACTTCTCAGCTTTAAAGCCGACCTAACTGATCCATACAACTTCTTGTCTTCATGGGAAGGCCGCGATTGTTGTAAATGGACGGGAGTCGTCTGCAGCAATACGACGAGCCATGTTGTGAAGCTTGAACTTGGAAATTTATCCTTGAGTGGTGAGATCAAACCATCTTTGTCTCTTTTGAGTGATCTAAAGCACTTAGATCTTAGCATGAATAATTTTTACGGTAACAGCATTCCCACGCATATAGGTTCTTTGCAAAAGTTGAAATATCTTAACCTCTCCAATGCATGGTTCAATGGAATTGTGCCTGCTCAACTTGGAAATCTATCAAATCTCCGCTATCTCGATCTCAATGcacaaaattctatttttccCCTGATTAGTGTAGATAACATGTGGTGGCTCACCAATCTGTCTTCTTTGAAGTATCTTGATATGAGTATAGTGAATTTGAGTACAGTTCCAAATTGGCTCCAAGTAGTAAACATGCTTCCATCCTTAGAAGTGCTTCATTTGGAAAGCAGTCTTCTTTCTGGAATTCCCACGTCTCTGTCGTACGTCAACTTTACATCTCTGAAAGTGCTTGATCTAAGTGGTAACCTCCTCAACTCTACCTTACCTAAATGGCTGTGGAATCTTAGTCGCATCACTCATCTCGACCTTTCATACAACAATTTACATGGATTTATTCATGATGAATTTAGCTGCTCGGAATCCCTCAATGTTCTTTCTTTACGTGGTAATAATTTCAAAGGTATGTCTTCAAGAGCATTCCGCGAGCTCCGCAACTTGATTACTTTGGATTTGGGCGAAATCGGCTTTAGTGGGGATATTTCAGAATGGATCGACACGTTGGGAGGATGCACAATTTATAAGCTACAAAACTTGTATTTGCGGCTAAACAATTTAAAGGGGAATTTGTCAAGATGGCTAGAAAAAATGACCAGTCTAACTACTATAGATGTGAGGTACAACTCACTCACCGGTACCATCCCAGTAGGAGTATGGACGCTTCCTAATATTACATATTTGGATCTTTCTAGTAATTCATTAGAGGGTGTAATATCTGAGGTCCAACTTAATCATCTTGGAGGAATAAAAGAACTTTACCTTTCAAATAACTCCATAACGGTTCAATTTAGTGACAACTGGGTTCCTTCTTTCCAACTCAAAGAACTTGGATTGGCGTCGTGCCGGCTGGCACAGAAATTTCCAACTTGGTTGCAAGGACAGACACAACTAGAAattctagatttatcaaataatcGAATTGTTGAAACACTTCCTAGTTGGTTGTGGAGTATATCTCAATCCCTAAATTATGTGGATTTATCCAATAATCAGATCAAGGGGAATTTGCCATTACCATTGGACCGAACGATGATAAACTCGTTGAATTTGAGCTTTAATCAATTTGAAGGCCTATTGCCGTCTTTACCGCCTACTATTATTTTATTGGATCTCTCTAATAATTTCTTTAAAGGTCCATTACCATCCTCTATATTACCAGATTTATCTTACTTGTTTCTCTCAAACAATAGTTTTGATGGTACTATACCACATTCTTTATGCAAAGCACTTTATTTAATGCTTCTCGATCTGTCAAGGAACAACCTATCTGGAGAACTTCCCCAATGTTTAGGGAGAATACAAAAGATGAGCCTATTTATTATAGATGTGTCCAACAATAATCTTTCTGGGAGCATCCCTGACTCTATTTGTCATTTAGATGGTTTGTCATTATTAAATGTGGACAACAATAGCTTGTCAGGAGAATTTCCTTCTTCCTTGCAATATTGTAGACAGTTAGTTTTTCTTGACCTTGGGCATAACAAGTTCTCCGGAGCAATACCAACATGGATTGGTGAAAAAAGTTTGTCATCCCTCATGATTCTTAGCTTGCATTCAAATATGTTTTCTGGTAGCATTCCCCCACAAGTTTTACAGCTTGGATATCTTCAAGTGTTGGATCTATCTCATAACAATCTATCGGGGATTATACCCCGATCTATTGGCAATTTCAGTTGGATGGCTTTGCAAAAAGGTGGAAAGACAAAAAGTACGGAAGAATTAGAGCAAGGAACATTCTTTGGCTTTTCAACTAGTTTTTTGTTTGTTATTAAAAGGGCCGAACGACTCTTTTCGAACATTCTCGACCTTATGGAGAGCATAGATCTTTCTGATAATAACTTATTTGGGGAGATTCCTGACGAGATTGGAGATTTGTGGGCACTGCAGAACTTAAATTTGTCGCGAAATCATTTATCAGGAAATATCCCAGAGAATATCGGCAAAATGAAGTCTTTGGAATCTCTTGACCTTCGAATGAACAATCTTTCTGGCACTATTCCGCAAAGCCTCTCCGCACTGACTTATTTGAATCACTTAAATTTATCATACAATAATCTATTAGGACCAATTCCGACAGGAAATCAACTACAAACCCTTCCTGACTCATCCATTTACACTGGCAATCCATATCTTTGTGGACCACCGACTACTAAAAATTGCTCTACAAATGAATCAGTTCACGATTTAAGCGAAGGGACTGCAGATAGATTCGACAAGTTTGAAAGATTATGGCTCTCTGTCAGTGTGATTTTGGGATTTATCACGGGATTTTGGGCGATTTGTGGTGCTTTGTTAATCAGCAAATCTTTCAGGTACGGTTATTTCAATTTGATTGATACTATGTATGATAGGCTTTATGTTGCAGTCGCATTAACTCACGCTAGGTTGATGAGGAGGTGGGCAAATTGA
- the LOC109706080 gene encoding leucine-rich repeat receptor-like protein CLAVATA2: MLCIFSTWVMATLILSSLLWILTIDVVVVSGCMEVERNALLTFKSGLVDPQNFLSSWEGEYCCKWRGVVCSNTTGHVVKLNLRNSCNIFIEECAYLSGEINPSLLLLTNLEHLDVSMNNFSGTSIPTFLGSLTNLRYLNLSNSYSSGTIPPQIGNLSKLHYLDLNSEFMYPSIIRIDDILWLTRLSFLKYLDLSNVNMNTSTGWLHAVNMLPSVKVLQLADCSLPGISTSLSHFNLTTLNVLDLGGNSINSTLPTWLRNLTSITYLGLRSNEFHGIISDEFLYLSTLNNLFLGYNGFKGMNPKALRYLCNLRSLDLSSFSIGGEIMEWVEMLPRCVRNNLQTLYLSDNNFRGNLSGWLEQMNSLTDIDLGSNLLSGSIPIGVWKL, translated from the coding sequence ATGTTGTGTATTTTCTCAACCTGGGTCATGGCTACTCTTATCCTTTCCTCCTTGCTGTGGATTTTAACCATCGATGTTGTTGTGGTGAGTGGTTGCATGGAGGTAGAGAGGAACGCACTCCTCACGTTTAAGTCCGGCTTGGTCGATCCTCAGAATTTCTTGTCTTCGTGGGAAGGTGAATATTGCTGTAAATGGAGGGGAGTCGTCTGCAGCAATACCACGGGCCATGTTGTGAAACTCAACCTCCGAAACTCGTGTAATATATTCATCGAGGAATGCGCGTATTTGAGCGGTGAGATCAATCCATCTTTGCTTCTTTTAACCAATTTAGAGCACTTAGATGTCAGCATGAACAATTTCAGTGGAACCAGCATCCCAACATTCTTGGGTTCACTCACAAACTTGAGATATCTCAACCTCTCTAATTCGTATTCCAGTGGAACAATACCTCCTCAAATCGGCAATCTCTCAAAACTTCACTACCTTgatttaaattctgaattcaTGTATCCAAGCATTATTCGAATTGATGACATATTGTGGCTCACTCGTTTATCTTTCTTAAAATATCTTGATTTGAGCAATGTGAACATGAATACTTCTACAGGTTGGTTGCATGCTGTAAATATGCTTCCTTCAGTGAAAGTGTTACAGTTGGCTGACTGTTCACTTCCTGGCATTTCTACATCTCTGTCACATTTCAATCTTACAACTCTCAATGTGCTTGATCTTGGAGGTAACTCCATAAACTCCACCTTACCTACATGGCTGCGGAATCTCACAAGTATCACTTATCTTGGCTTGCGCTCCAATGAGTTTCATGGCATTATTTCTGACGAGTTTCTATATTTGAGCACTCTTAATAATCTTTTCCTAGGATATAATGGTTTTAAAGGTATGAATCCGAAAGCATTAAGATATTTATGCAACTTGCGTTCACTAGATTTGTCAAGTTTCAGTATTGGTGGGGAAATCATGGAATGGGTTGAGATGCTACCACGATGCGTGCGCAACAATTTACAGACTTTATATCTCAGTGACAATAACTTCAGAGGGAATTTATCAGGATGGCTCGAACAAATGAATAGCCTCACAGACATAGATCTCGGTTCAAACTTGCTCAGTGGTTCAATTCCTATAGGAGTTTGGAAACTT
- the LOC109706081 gene encoding receptor-like protein 12 — MEWVEMLPRCVRNNLQSLYLGYNNLKENLSGWLEHMDSLTDIYLGSNLLTGSIPAGVWKLPNLISLDLYNNSLEGVISDIELSYLRKIQSLDLSLNTLTVRVRDDWIPPFQIKEILLASCQLGPNFPAWLKSQSRLELLDLSKNKIADTLPTWFWNMSHFISYVHLSENQIKGRLPLLMGSTKLWYLNLSSNQFEGPLPSLPHNLLIIDLSNNFFTGVLPNIVLPQIEYLFLSNNDIGGRIPSALCESTFLVVLDLSNNNLLGEIPKCMGKSQEQLFVIDVSTNNLVGSIPDSLCSSKYISLLKFNSNGFSGEFPSLQNCTGLVILDLGYNKFSGTISFWIGESLTLLMILQLRSNMFSGGIPEQIAQLGSLQVLDLSSNNLSGPLPRSFGNFSWKALKQGRTDRINNISESYSVSLSLDIKGEELTIWRILYLFESIDLSDNNLSGEIPDEITYLHTLQYLNLSRNNLIGHIPEKIGEMQSLESLDLAMNKLFGDIPQSLSALTFLSHLNLSYNNLSGVIPTGNQLQTLEDPSIYIGNPYLCGPPSTRNCSANEINYKDNEGPKDKFEWLWIYFSVVLGYLSGFAVFCGVLLLNNAWRNALFSVIDIICDKLCIVTKVTLARLRQRYRR; from the coding sequence ATGGAATGGGTAGAGATGCTACCACGATGTGTGCGCAACAATTTACAGTCTTTGTATCTTGGTTACAATAACTTAAAGGAGAATTTATCAGGATGGCTTGAACATATGGATAGTCTAACAGACATATATCTCGGATCAAACTTGCTCACTGGTTCAATTCCTGCGGGAGTTTGGAAACTTCCTAATTTAATTTCTCTAGATCTATATAATAATTCATTGGAGGGTGTCATATCTGATATCGAACTTTCCTACCTAAGAAAAATACAATCTTTAGACCTGTCATTGAATACTCTCACTGTGCGAGTTCGCGATGATTGGATTCCTCCTTTCCAAATTAAAGAGATTTTACTAGCCTCCTGCCAACTGGGTCCCAATTTTCCAGCATGGCTCAAAAGTCAATCACGACTTGAATTGCTGGATTTGTCAAAAAACAAAATTGCAGATACTCTTCCTACATGGTTTTGGAATATGTCTCATTTTATTTCTTATGTACATCTTTCCGAAAACCAAATCAAAGGGAGATTGCCATTATTGATGGGCTCTACAAAGCTATGGTACTTgaatttgagctcaaaccaaTTTGAAGGTCCGCTACCATCTCTGCCACATAATCTTCTAATCATTGATCTCTCCAATAATTTTTTCACTGGAGTACTTCCAAACATTGTATTGCCACAGATAGAATACTTATTCTTGTCAAATAATGACATTGGTGGTCGTATACCATCTGCTCTATGTGAATCAACTTTTTTGGTAGTTCTCGATCTATCAAACAACAACTTGTTAGGAGAAATTCCTAAATGTATGGGGAAGTCACAAGAGCAGCTTTTTGTTATAGATGTGTCAACAAACAATCTTGTTGGGAGTATCCCTGACTCCCTTTGCTCGTCGAAATATATTTCGCTgctaaaatttaatagtaatGGTTTCTCTGGAGAATTTCCTTCGTTGCAAAATTGCACAGGGTTGGTTATCCTTGATCTCGGATATAATAAGTTTTCTGGAACAATATCATTTTGGATCGGGGAAAGTTTAACTCTTCTTATGATTCTTCAGTTACGTTCAAATATGTTTTCTGGCGGCATTCCGGAGCAAATTGCGCAACTTGGCTCTCTCCAAGTTTTGGATCTTTCTAGCAATAACTTATCAGGACCATTACCACGATCCTTCGGTAATTTCAGCTGGAAAGCTTTAAAACAAGGCAGAACAGATAGAATTAATAATATCAGTGAAAGTTATTCAGTTAGTCTGTCCTTGGATATTAAGGGAGAGGAACTTACAATTTGGAGGATACTCTATCTATTTGAGAGCATAGATCTTTCAGACAACAATCTAAGTGGGGAGATCCCGGATGAGATTACTTATCTGCATACACTACaatatttaaacttatctaGGAATAATTTGATTGGACATATTCCAGAAAAAATCGGTGAAATGCAATCACTGGAATCTCTAGACCTTGCAATGAATAAGCTTTTCGGTGATATTCCTCAAAGTCTTTCGGCACTGACTTTTCTGAGCCACTTAAATTTGTCGTATAATAATCTCTCGGGAGTAATTCCAACAGGAAATCAGTTGCAGACCCTTGAGGATCCATCCATTTACATTGGCAATCCGTATCTCTGCGGGCCACCGAGTACGAGAAATTGTTCcgcaaatgaaataaattataaggaTAATGAAGGGCCTAAAGATAAGTTTGAGTGGCTATGGATATACTTTAGTGTTGTACTGGGATATCTATCGGGTTTTGCAGTTTTTTGTGGTGTTTTGTTGCTCAATAATGCTTGGAGGAATGCTCTTTTCTCTGTGATTGATATTATATGTGACAAGCTTTGTATTGTAACTAAAGTAACTTTGGCTAGATTAAGACAAAGATATAGAAGATGA